The following coding sequences are from one Paenibacillus sp. JDR-2 window:
- a CDS encoding NAD-dependent deacylase has product MIEKLILDSSSTIIFSGAGMSTESGLQDFRSADRGMWNNRNPIELADIEAIDSNREEFIRFYQWRIHEMNSHQPNDGHRILADWENRGLIKGIITQNVENYHEQAGTRQIAKLHGDLGTLHCMKCNKQYESKMYLVPEKMTVCSCGGFIRPNVVLFGEMLRQSALQLANKLMKDVELFIVLGSSLQVSPANQYPKRAKENGANLVIINNDPTPADHYADIVINNSIGSSLRMIDDLLKI; this is encoded by the coding sequence TTGATAGAGAAGCTAATCTTAGATTCCAGTTCCACCATAATATTCTCGGGGGCTGGAATGTCTACGGAGAGCGGTCTGCAGGACTTTCGATCGGCGGACCGTGGAATGTGGAACAATCGAAATCCGATTGAACTTGCAGATATTGAAGCTATTGATTCGAATCGAGAAGAATTTATTCGTTTTTATCAATGGCGTATTCATGAAATGAATTCACATCAACCCAATGATGGGCATAGGATTCTTGCGGATTGGGAGAATCGGGGGTTGATCAAAGGCATTATTACGCAAAATGTTGAGAATTATCATGAGCAAGCTGGCACTCGTCAAATTGCCAAGTTGCATGGTGATCTAGGGACTTTACACTGTATGAAATGCAATAAACAATACGAGTCTAAGATGTATTTGGTACCGGAAAAAATGACAGTTTGCAGTTGCGGTGGATTTATACGCCCAAATGTAGTGCTGTTCGGCGAAATGTTGCGCCAGTCAGCACTGCAACTAGCTAATAAGCTGATGAAAGATGTTGAGTTGTTCATTGTTCTTGGTTCATCACTTCAAGTAAGCCCAGCAAATCAGTATCCAAAGCGAGCAAAAGAAAATGGAGCCAATCTAGTGATAATAAACAATGATCCTACACCTGCTGATCACTATGCGGATATTGTGATAAATAATTCAATTGGTAGTTCTTTACGAATGATTGATGATTTATTGAAAATCTAA
- a CDS encoding helix-turn-helix transcriptional regulator, with product MTDHSNIRRVMLIRDILLEHSDENHVLSITDIINHLRRYYGSEYKVSRNTVRSAIQELQNGGFNIEELIKDNTVYYSHIHRKFEIHELRMLIDAVSSAKFITPAETNRLIEKIKALTSRHQARKLHHQITVDPTVKAKNEEVKYHIDKIHTAINEQKMLHFKYGNYNTNKDFVFRREGAFYTVIPLGLVWNSDYYYLVAKKDPADVHVKHYRVDRMKNVSISDDRFNETEFNISTHLKQTFNMYPGDVESVEIQFHNHLINVVIDRFGRDIIIHEVDNDTFSITIRAALSEGLLRWLLMWGSDAKVISPQSLIDKMRSESKKMFEKYS from the coding sequence ATGACTGACCATAGTAATATTAGAAGAGTTATGTTGATTAGAGATATCTTGCTTGAACATTCTGATGAGAACCATGTTTTATCGATTACAGACATTATCAATCATTTAAGACGTTATTACGGCTCGGAATATAAAGTATCTAGAAACACCGTGAGAAGTGCAATTCAAGAATTGCAAAATGGTGGGTTTAACATAGAAGAGTTAATAAAAGATAATACGGTTTACTATAGCCATATACATAGAAAGTTTGAAATCCATGAACTTCGAATGCTAATTGATGCTGTTTCCTCTGCAAAATTTATTACACCTGCGGAAACGAATCGCTTAATTGAGAAAATTAAAGCTTTGACTAGTAGACATCAAGCAAGAAAACTGCATCATCAGATTACCGTAGACCCTACTGTTAAGGCGAAAAATGAAGAGGTTAAATATCATATTGATAAAATCCACACAGCAATAAACGAGCAGAAAATGCTGCATTTTAAGTATGGTAATTACAACACCAATAAAGATTTTGTGTTTAGACGAGAAGGTGCTTTTTATACGGTGATCCCACTTGGTTTGGTGTGGAATAGTGACTATTATTATCTTGTTGCAAAGAAAGACCCTGCAGATGTTCACGTAAAACATTATCGTGTAGATCGGATGAAGAATGTTTCAATATCAGATGATAGATTTAATGAAACTGAATTTAATATTTCAACTCACCTGAAACAAACATTTAACATGTACCCGGGCGATGTAGAATCTGTAGAAATTCAATTTCATAATCATCTTATAAATGTTGTTATTGATCGCTTTGGAAGGGATATCATTATCCATGAAGTTGATAATGATACGTTTTCAATAACAATTAGGGCTGCTCTAAGTGAGGGTTTATTACGATGGCTGCTGATGTGGGGAAGCGATGCAAAGGTGATCTCTCCTCAAAGCCTGATTGATAAAATGAGAAGTGAATCAAAGAAGATGTTTGAGAAGTATTCCTGA
- a CDS encoding HMG-I and HMG-Y DNA-binding domain-containing protein, protein MADPGFAVKVTPELKEKINQFMKDADFDTNKEWFEHVISIYELNVLKQLDGTKRYADDLDSISHHLTRVQETIVHIIKKSSDTLNDQETTWKNRYEALEQQLQASEDARTALSNQLTETAAQAQQDKKELEELRKQSNLHETLISTLSNSLKDKDSEIENLRNERNQWNAINYPSEIHRLKEESQDLQKQLQKQQHEMTLIRMEYEHKLEIERLKASAALSHHITTRINTQENLDNTLDITDTDTPTPKKRGRPRKDTSLLTISGLQQPSTEFIVQLESNEVDEPEDGLAEDLFDDQEPYFPEVDEYLQDLQQEEQTDNDQQLEDQPEDEPEQTDKI, encoded by the coding sequence ATGGCAGATCCAGGATTTGCAGTAAAGGTTACTCCCGAATTAAAGGAAAAGATCAATCAGTTTATGAAGGATGCAGATTTCGATACGAATAAAGAGTGGTTTGAACACGTTATCTCAATCTATGAACTGAATGTATTAAAACAATTGGATGGAACAAAACGTTACGCCGATGATCTCGACTCCATCTCACATCATCTAACTCGTGTTCAAGAAACGATTGTACACATCATCAAAAAATCTTCTGATACGCTAAACGACCAAGAAACGACTTGGAAGAACAGATATGAGGCATTGGAACAGCAACTTCAAGCCAGCGAAGATGCACGTACTGCATTGAGCAACCAATTAACCGAAACTGCTGCCCAAGCCCAGCAAGACAAGAAAGAATTAGAGGAACTTCGAAAGCAGTCAAACTTACACGAAACACTAATCTCCACCCTATCCAATTCACTAAAAGATAAAGATTCAGAAATCGAGAATCTTCGAAATGAACGCAATCAATGGAATGCCATCAATTATCCATCAGAAATTCATCGTCTGAAAGAGGAAAGCCAGGACTTGCAGAAACAACTACAAAAACAGCAACACGAAATGACACTCATACGGATGGAATATGAACATAAGCTTGAAATCGAACGCCTAAAAGCTAGCGCAGCACTCTCTCACCATATTACGACAAGAATAAATACTCAGGAAAACCTTGATAACACATTAGATATAACAGACACAGATACTCCAACTCCAAAGAAGCGAGGTCGCCCTAGGAAAGACACTTCCCTACTAACAATAAGTGGATTACAGCAGCCTTCAACTGAATTTATCGTTCAGCTCGAAAGCAATGAAGTTGACGAGCCGGAGGACGGATTAGCTGAAGATCTGTTCGATGATCAAGAGCCCTATTTCCCTGAGGTTGATGAATACTTGCAAGACCTTCAACAGGAAGAACAGACCGATAATGATCAACAACTCGAAGATCAGCCAGAAGATGAACCAGAGCAAACCGACAAGATATAA
- a CDS encoding recombinase family protein — protein MSGLRHKAQPMGLRFVALYCRVSTDEQAREGVSLDEQVERLKAYCRAMGWSEQVQIYIDDGYSAKNLDRPELKRLLHAVKSGAVSRIMVTKLDRMSRRLLDLLNIIDLFQDHEVSFVSISESFDTNTPSGRLTLQVLGAVAEFERERIRERVFENMLHAATTGKWLTQSPYGYDLVDKSLVVNIVESQIVKRVYDMYLNEGLGFYSIAKRLNEEGVPSRHRKEWSIRAIKLMLTNPAYKGTLVWNRKDSSKTQRKDKDEAEWVSVEECLPVIIDQPMWDKVQQRINQPSNIAPRAKTSPHLLGGMLRCGNCGSGMSIGFSGSPNKRYRVYRCSANKNKGTCTSKQYRADEVEAWFKEGLKQLVENKTGALTIMAKEAMVRSEREQLEQKVSTARARYKRKVEAYTSGLIELEDLNEEKARLDQFVQELEKMSGGEIEPVNMEQLQLELNSKVNNIISAMDLLPVEQAKGIIQTLVQYVVVHGEEDIEIRLQPV, from the coding sequence ATGAGCGGACTAAGGCATAAGGCTCAACCAATGGGGCTTCGTTTTGTGGCTTTATACTGCCGGGTATCAACCGATGAACAAGCACGTGAAGGTGTCTCGTTGGATGAACAGGTAGAACGGCTGAAAGCCTATTGCAGAGCTATGGGGTGGAGTGAACAGGTCCAGATCTACATTGATGACGGATACTCTGCCAAAAACTTAGACCGTCCTGAGTTGAAGCGATTGCTTCATGCGGTCAAGAGTGGAGCAGTCTCGCGCATTATGGTTACGAAGCTCGACCGAATGAGCAGACGGCTGCTCGATCTGCTTAATATCATCGATTTGTTTCAGGATCATGAGGTTTCATTCGTTTCTATTAGTGAGTCGTTTGATACGAATACCCCTTCAGGAAGATTGACATTGCAGGTTCTTGGCGCCGTAGCTGAATTCGAACGAGAACGGATTCGAGAGCGTGTTTTTGAAAATATGCTGCATGCCGCTACTACTGGCAAATGGCTGACCCAGAGCCCATATGGATATGACTTGGTGGACAAGTCATTGGTTGTTAATATCGTTGAATCCCAAATCGTAAAGAGGGTATACGATATGTATCTGAATGAGGGGCTTGGCTTTTACAGCATTGCCAAACGTTTGAATGAGGAAGGCGTTCCTTCCAGACATCGTAAAGAATGGTCTATTCGGGCGATTAAGCTGATGCTTACGAACCCTGCTTATAAAGGCACATTGGTATGGAATCGCAAAGATTCCAGCAAAACGCAGCGCAAAGACAAGGATGAAGCGGAGTGGGTAAGTGTGGAAGAATGTCTTCCCGTTATAATTGATCAGCCGATGTGGGACAAAGTTCAGCAGAGGATTAATCAGCCAAGCAACATAGCTCCAAGAGCGAAGACAAGTCCGCATTTGTTGGGTGGAATGCTAAGATGTGGGAATTGTGGTTCCGGTATGAGTATCGGCTTCTCAGGGTCACCTAACAAGCGATACCGTGTTTATCGTTGTTCCGCCAATAAGAACAAAGGAACGTGTACGAGCAAGCAATACCGTGCCGATGAAGTGGAAGCTTGGTTTAAGGAAGGGCTGAAGCAGCTGGTCGAGAATAAGACTGGCGCATTAACCATTATGGCGAAGGAAGCCATGGTAAGGTCAGAGCGTGAACAACTCGAACAGAAGGTCAGTACGGCTAGAGCACGTTATAAAAGAAAAGTTGAGGCTTACACCTCGGGGTTGATCGAACTAGAAGACTTGAACGAGGAGAAGGCTCGGCTTGATCAGTTCGTGCAAGAACTGGAGAAAATGTCGGGAGGAGAAATCGAACCTGTGAACATGGAACAACTTCAGTTAGAGCTGAATTCAAAAGTTAACAACATCATTTCAGCGATGGATTTACTGCCTGTCGAGCAAGCCAAAGGAATTATTCAAACTCTTGTCCAATATGTCGTTGTGCACGGCGAGGAAGATATTGAGATTCGACTGCAGCCGGTGTAA
- a CDS encoding helix-turn-helix domain-containing protein, which translates to MSNFGQQLRQIRQQKGYGLNEFAKELGVSPAYLSNLETGKTQTIQLDILSKLQEQLHLSVNENVPVDDQFTFRLDRLKGLLAELHCSNPCAAEYLIAMVEQGIDVMNPAESSGI; encoded by the coding sequence ATGAGTAATTTCGGTCAGCAATTGCGACAGATCCGGCAGCAGAAAGGATATGGGCTGAACGAGTTTGCGAAGGAGCTCGGAGTGTCGCCGGCGTACCTGAGCAATCTTGAAACAGGCAAGACCCAGACCATTCAGCTGGATATATTGAGCAAGTTACAAGAGCAGCTTCATTTGTCGGTCAATGAAAATGTACCAGTAGACGACCAATTCACCTTTCGACTAGATCGCCTGAAAGGGCTGTTGGCAGAACTTCATTGTTCCAACCCATGTGCTGCTGAATATTTAATCGCAATGGTCGAACAGGGTATCGATGTGATGAACCCTGCTGAATCATCCGGCATATAA
- a CDS encoding recombinase family protein, protein MRTVLYARSSISTQEHSIDMQKALALEKIKNKGELFDDLYLDEAVSARKTELKERPELNRLMYDIKRGLVTSVYVYKRDRLARNVIQAIELFELFRSHQVKVIFTADNEIPIQYSPAGEFFELIIAGFNQREANQIVQRIKETKYTMTRQGKHASGRIAYGYSVDQDKKYRVNEEQAETVRKIYNMLIDTNCSTFADVVRDMQNQPWFPTRWDYFRVQSIIKNSMYKGIRKIEEFGEFVEIENENLVIVDELTWDKAQARLSSLKQPRSRQNNRVPMMLDGLLICGKCGEQMLGKEITDINTRSYYTCKKHNYLRQSPDLLEGAILEESAKFITQQFQTNFLEVYNLVHGDLIKFYEKSIRESVKALERQYQLMHTLHESVDLVKAVLQYDAEKRKSLIQNVIHRVVLDAPTLKIQFREPFNGVLGHANII, encoded by the coding sequence ATGAGAACGGTATTGTACGCCCGCAGTTCGATTAGTACGCAAGAGCACTCCATTGATATGCAGAAAGCATTAGCGTTGGAGAAAATTAAAAACAAGGGCGAACTGTTCGATGATTTGTACTTGGATGAAGCCGTGTCAGCAAGAAAAACGGAATTGAAAGAACGTCCGGAGTTAAACCGACTTATGTACGATATTAAGAGAGGATTAGTCACATCTGTTTATGTTTATAAACGAGACCGCCTCGCAAGAAATGTCATTCAAGCGATAGAACTGTTCGAGTTGTTCCGGAGTCATCAGGTTAAGGTTATTTTCACAGCGGATAACGAAATTCCGATTCAATATTCACCGGCTGGAGAATTCTTTGAGCTGATTATTGCAGGATTCAACCAGCGTGAAGCCAATCAAATCGTTCAGCGGATAAAGGAAACGAAGTATACGATGACCAGACAAGGAAAACATGCTTCAGGTCGGATCGCTTATGGCTACTCCGTAGATCAAGATAAGAAATATAGGGTCAATGAAGAGCAAGCTGAGACGGTTCGAAAGATATATAACATGCTGATTGACACAAATTGCTCAACATTCGCAGATGTAGTTCGAGATATGCAGAATCAACCCTGGTTTCCTACAAGATGGGATTACTTTCGTGTTCAATCGATCATTAAAAATTCGATGTATAAGGGCATTCGAAAGATCGAAGAATTCGGAGAGTTCGTTGAGATCGAGAACGAAAACCTTGTTATCGTTGATGAGCTAACTTGGGACAAAGCACAAGCACGCTTAAGCAGTCTGAAGCAACCTCGATCTCGCCAAAATAACCGCGTCCCAATGATGCTCGATGGGCTTCTCATCTGCGGTAAATGTGGTGAGCAGATGTTAGGTAAAGAAATAACCGATATCAACACGAGAAGCTACTACACTTGTAAGAAGCATAATTACCTTCGTCAAAGCCCTGACCTCTTGGAGGGAGCCATCCTGGAGGAAAGTGCAAAGTTCATCACACAACAATTCCAGACAAATTTTCTGGAGGTATATAATCTGGTCCATGGCGATCTTATCAAGTTTTATGAGAAATCTATCCGGGAAAGCGTGAAAGCACTGGAGAGACAATATCAGCTCATGCATACACTTCATGAATCCGTAGATTTAGTAAAGGCGGTTCTTCAGTATGACGCAGAAAAACGGAAATCGCTCATTCAGAATGTTATCCATCGCGTTGTCTTGGATGCTCCTACACTGAAAATCCAATTCAGAGAACCATTTAATGGGGTGCTAGGTCATGCCAACATTATCTGA